A stretch of the Nomascus leucogenys isolate Asia unplaced genomic scaffold, Asia_NLE_v1 Super-Scaffold_241, whole genome shotgun sequence genome encodes the following:
- the PNMA8A gene encoding paraneoplastic antigen-like protein 8A isoform X2 has product MSKTMAMNLLEDWCRGMEVDIHRSLLVTGIPEDCGQAEIEETLNGVLSPLGPYRVLNKIFVREENVKAALIEVGEGVNLSTIPREFPGRGGVWRVVCRDPTQDAEFLKNLNEFLDAEGRTWEDVVRLLQLNHPTLSQNQHQPPENWAEALGVLLGAVVQIIFCMDAEIRSREEARAQEAAEFEEMAAWALAAGKKVKKEPGLAAEVGSALKAETPNNWNATEDQHDPPKPLVRRAGAKTRSRRKKQKKNPKQEAVPWKKPKGINSNSTANLEGAEASDAESMAISEPMKGSRKPCVKQEELALKKPMAKCAWKGPREPPQDGRAEIESPGGASESDQDGGHESPPKKKAMAWVSAKNPAPMRKKKKVSLGPVSYVLVDSEDGRKKPVMPKKGPGSRREASVQKAPRGQQPAEATASTSRGPKAKPEGSPRRATNESRKV; this is encoded by the exons ATGTCCAAGACCATGGCGATGAACCTTCTGGAGGATTGGTGCAGGGGAATGGAAGTGGACATCCACAGGTCCTTATTGGTCACAGGCATCCCAGAGGACTGTGGCCAGGCAGAAATTGAGGAGACCTTGAATGGGGTCCTCTCCCCACTGGGCCCGTACCGCGTGCTCAACAAGATTTTTGTGAGGGAAGAGAATGTTAAAGCTGCCCTCATTGAGGTTGGTGAAGGTGTGAATCTGAGCACCATCCCCCGTGAATTCCCAGGAAGGGGTGGTGTCTGGAGAGTGGTCTGTAGAGACCCTACCCAGGatgctgagtttttaaaaaatctgaatgaaTTCCTGGATGCTGAGGGGCGCACCTGGGAGGATGTGGTCCGCCTGCTCCAGCTCAACCACCCCACACTGTCCCAGAACCAGCATCAGCCCCCAGAGAACTGGGCAGAAGCTTTGGGGGTGCTCCTGGGAGCGGTGGTGCAGATCATCTTCTGCATGGATGCCGAGATCCGCAGCCGGGAGGAAGCCAGGGCCCAGGAGGCCGCTGAGTTCGAGGAGATGGCAGCCTGGGCTTTAGCAGCAGGGAAGAAGGTCAAGAAAGAACCGGGGCTTGCAGCAGAGGTGGGTTCTGCCTTAAAGGCAGAGACCCCCAACAACTGGAACGCCACGGAAGACCAGCATGACCCTCCCAAACCTTTGGTTCGCAGGGCTGGAGCTAAGACTCGCTCCAggagaaagaagcagaagaagaaccCCAAGCAGGAAGCAGTGCCCTGGAAAAAACCCAAAGGCATCAATTCCAACAGCACAGCCAACTTGGAGGGTGCTGAGGCGAGTGATGCTGAAAGCATGGCAATCTCAGAGCCGATGAAGGGCAGCAGAAAGCCCTGTGTGAAGCAGGAGGAGTTGGCTTTGAAGAAGCCCATGGCGAAATGTGCCTGGAAGGGTCCCAGAGAGCCACCTCAGGATGGCCGGGCAGAAATCGAGAGCCCAGGAGGCGCCTCTGAGTCAGACCAAGATGGTGGCCATGAAAGCCCACCAAAGAAGAAGGCCATGGCCTGGGTCTCTGCTAAGAACCCCGCTCcaatgaggaagaagaagaaggttaGCTTGGGCCCTGTCTCTTACGTCTTGGTTGACTCAGAAGATGGCAGGAAGAAGCCGGTGATGCCAAAGAAAGGGCCGGGCTCAAGAAGGGAGGCATCAGTTCAGAAGGCCCCTCGAGGCCAGCAGCCTGCCGAGGCAACAGCCTCAACCTCTAGGGGTCCGAAGGCCAAGCCAGAAGGCTCTCCTCGGCGTGCCACCAATG AATCCAGAAAGGTTTGA
- the PNMA8A gene encoding paraneoplastic antigen-like protein 8A isoform X1, which produces MSKTMAMNLLEDWCRGMEVDIHRSLLVTGIPEDCGQAEIEETLNGVLSPLGPYRVLNKIFVREENVKAALIEVGEGVNLSTIPREFPGRGGVWRVVCRDPTQDAEFLKNLNEFLDAEGRTWEDVVRLLQLNHPTLSQNQHQPPENWAEALGVLLGAVVQIIFCMDAEIRSREEARAQEAAEFEEMAAWALAAGKKVKKEPGLAAEVGSALKAETPNNWNATEDQHDPPKPLVRRAGAKTRSRRKKQKKNPKQEAVPWKKPKGINSNSTANLEGAEASDAESMAISEPMKGSRKPCVKQEELALKKPMAKCAWKGPREPPQDGRAEIESPGGASESDQDGGHESPPKKKAMAWVSAKNPAPMRKKKKVSLGPVSYVLVDSEDGRKKPVMPKKGPGSRREASVQKAPRGQQPAEATASTSRGPKAKPEGSPRRATNGENDSRSDWARASKWMRQEEQEWQNPERFDLGDHPY; this is translated from the exons ATGTCCAAGACCATGGCGATGAACCTTCTGGAGGATTGGTGCAGGGGAATGGAAGTGGACATCCACAGGTCCTTATTGGTCACAGGCATCCCAGAGGACTGTGGCCAGGCAGAAATTGAGGAGACCTTGAATGGGGTCCTCTCCCCACTGGGCCCGTACCGCGTGCTCAACAAGATTTTTGTGAGGGAAGAGAATGTTAAAGCTGCCCTCATTGAGGTTGGTGAAGGTGTGAATCTGAGCACCATCCCCCGTGAATTCCCAGGAAGGGGTGGTGTCTGGAGAGTGGTCTGTAGAGACCCTACCCAGGatgctgagtttttaaaaaatctgaatgaaTTCCTGGATGCTGAGGGGCGCACCTGGGAGGATGTGGTCCGCCTGCTCCAGCTCAACCACCCCACACTGTCCCAGAACCAGCATCAGCCCCCAGAGAACTGGGCAGAAGCTTTGGGGGTGCTCCTGGGAGCGGTGGTGCAGATCATCTTCTGCATGGATGCCGAGATCCGCAGCCGGGAGGAAGCCAGGGCCCAGGAGGCCGCTGAGTTCGAGGAGATGGCAGCCTGGGCTTTAGCAGCAGGGAAGAAGGTCAAGAAAGAACCGGGGCTTGCAGCAGAGGTGGGTTCTGCCTTAAAGGCAGAGACCCCCAACAACTGGAACGCCACGGAAGACCAGCATGACCCTCCCAAACCTTTGGTTCGCAGGGCTGGAGCTAAGACTCGCTCCAggagaaagaagcagaagaagaaccCCAAGCAGGAAGCAGTGCCCTGGAAAAAACCCAAAGGCATCAATTCCAACAGCACAGCCAACTTGGAGGGTGCTGAGGCGAGTGATGCTGAAAGCATGGCAATCTCAGAGCCGATGAAGGGCAGCAGAAAGCCCTGTGTGAAGCAGGAGGAGTTGGCTTTGAAGAAGCCCATGGCGAAATGTGCCTGGAAGGGTCCCAGAGAGCCACCTCAGGATGGCCGGGCAGAAATCGAGAGCCCAGGAGGCGCCTCTGAGTCAGACCAAGATGGTGGCCATGAAAGCCCACCAAAGAAGAAGGCCATGGCCTGGGTCTCTGCTAAGAACCCCGCTCcaatgaggaagaagaagaaggttaGCTTGGGCCCTGTCTCTTACGTCTTGGTTGACTCAGAAGATGGCAGGAAGAAGCCGGTGATGCCAAAGAAAGGGCCGGGCTCAAGAAGGGAGGCATCAGTTCAGAAGGCCCCTCGAGGCCAGCAGCCTGCCGAGGCAACAGCCTCAACCTCTAGGGGTCCGAAGGCCAAGCCAGAAGGCTCTCCTCGGCGTGCCACCAATGGTGAGAATGACAGCAGAAGTGACTGGGCTCGTGCCAGCAagtggatgaggcaggaggagcaggagtGGCAG AATCCAGAAAGGTTTGATCTGGGGGACCACCCATACTGA